From a single Maylandia zebra isolate NMK-2024a linkage group LG3, Mzebra_GT3a, whole genome shotgun sequence genomic region:
- the tmem179ba gene encoding transmembrane protein 179B, with amino-acid sequence MMALAGLLVLEWGLYISCFVCGIVTAASVTIVQGNFGGHCMLYGAVSYNATSKLIGVQSSTSSSLCYFVSAISIMVAVVCFSLSVYWVYTFCSEGELKRENVWMNVIIAVSGVFLFFLLVTGCMLKIGRDTLCSSVTKNVPNTTSCEKAQSEKWASPLDGERFYSSLHKAETAVWINFFFWLIIGVLVIIQRRRGSASKLIGAAPTGSLFGETGVTPEETEPFFNRPGRLQ; translated from the exons ATGATGGCGTTAGCGGGGCTACTGGTGCTGGAGTGGGGTCTCTACATCAGCTGTTTTGTCTGCGGGATTGTTACCGCAGCGTCTGTCACCATCGTCCAG GGTAATTTCGGAGGTCACTGTATGCTGTACGGAGCGGTCAGCTATAATGCCACGTCCAAGCTCATCGGAGTCCAGTCGTCCACATCCTCCTCTTTGTGTTACTTTGTGTCGGCCATATCAATCATGGTGGCAGtggtgtgtttctctctgtctgtgtacTGGGTGTACACTTTCTGCAGCGAAGGGGAACTCAAAAG GGAGAATGTGTGGATGAACGTGATTATTGCCGTCTCCGGCGTTTTCCTGTTCTTCCTGCTCGTCACGGGCTGCATGTTGAAGATCGGGCGCGACACGCTCTGCTCGTCTGTCACGAAAAACGTCCCCAACACTACCAG TTGTGAAAAAGCCCAGTCTGAAAAATGGGCCAGCCCACTTGATGGAGAGAGGTTCTACAGCAGTCTACATAAAGCCGAG ACGGCAGTGTGGAtcaacttcttcttctggctCATCATCGGGGTTTTGGTGATCATCCAGAGGCGTCGGGGCTCAGCGTCCAAGCTGATTGGAGCCGCACCAACTGGAAGCCTTTTCGGGGAGACGGGTGTGACGCCCGAAGAGACTGAGCCGTTTTTCAACCGTCCTGGAAGGCTCCAGTGA
- the prox3 gene encoding prospero homeobox 3: MSKARPVTAGDNQPRQSAQKRPLGLEGFGEPLELFSVTETMDSPTDLFDDSAPQIHTFAPTLNSTDLAGIHPQSNAGRLTPAFRPPGFPLIHHLLQPGGGPRRIGGLLNTSLSTHRHLEDRNVEEDEGERDGHVEQRMEGGDEGAIEGKDDLLGVKKRHNDAALAVEWNQDILKVKRMKLENRQRDGEADEGGKQGGREERRREREELKEQLEEARERLQALQEKVWRAFGEKHMAEDEKKRKRRNGSSGGVDGREEDVGLIEEEDMTEGMYDEEDTDGGEMEKESFSLLSESPFDSFHKRKEELQKDRERRMERGRGGGGLHLEGVMEGSGLWLDCGGLVRGDWDGGIDDESEEGGQKFAAALKLELGSAVARVIDRVLRLYTEMTDFAPSSPPAAISFLPSDPGSDGGKEKAVWMGLLTRGRREETMSDKEDKTRGQDGEREKQLHKMSNGSALPPRPPRRTEPSDLAMPLTLQRSPDTRKAYPLLGPPLPTHLNPSHPNLSLHHPSLPRPPPLSHPPLLPPASQPKDPSSSFHPSSTSSSSSSSSFPAPPPPPPPPPPPLPLPLLHYSMQQLFSRSLHHPQLPHLPSSRKDYLNSDPFLEFSSHPSSHPSFPPLPLLGHLDPSLARHTHGGRERERVMRGDGGMRGGGMDGGELYLTAGGTQEGLSPCHLKKAKLMFFYTRYPSSNTLKTYFPDVKFNRCVTSQMIKWFSNFREFFYIQMERFARQAVREALTRDGAPRISRESQLRVGRDTELYRILNMHYNKSNIYQVPERFIEVSEVALREFYSAIWTGRDSDPCWKKGIYKIICKLDSPLPDAFRLPGCPVG; this comes from the exons ATGTCCAAGGCCCGTCCGGTGACAGCAGGAGACAACCAACCGAGACAGAGCGCACAGAAACGGCCGTTGGGGTTGGAAGGCTTCGGGGAACCGCTGGAGCTCTTCTCTGTGACTGAGA CCATGGATTCACCCACAGATCTTTTTGATGATTCTGCTCCCCAGATACATACATTTGCTCCAACTCTCAACTCCACAGATCTTGCTGGAATCCATCCTCAGTCTAATGCTGGCCGCCTTACTCCTGCCTTTAGACCCCCCGGCTTTCCACTGATCCACCATCTCCTCCAGCCGGGTGGAGGCCCCAGGAGGATCGGAGGGCTGCTGAACACAAGCCtgagcacacacagacacctggAGGACAGAAATGTggaggaagatgaaggagaGAGGGATGGACACGTGGAGCAAAGAATGGAAGGGGGAGATGAGGGGGCGATAGAGGGAAAGGACGACTTGCTCGGGGTTAAGAAGAGGCACAATGACGCGGCTCTCGCAGTCGAATGGAATCAAGACATCCTGAAAGTGAAGAGGATGAAGCTGGAGAACCGACAGAGGGATGGAGAGGCCGATGAGGGAGGCAaacaaggagggagggaagAGAGGAGAAGGGAAAGGGAAGAGCTGAAAGAACAGCTGGAGGAGGCAAGGGAGAGACTGCAGGCTTTGCAGGAGAAAGTGTGGAGAGCTTTTGGGGAAAAGCACATGGCCGAGGATGAGAAGAAAAGGAAGCGCAGAAACGGAAGCAGCGGTGGAGTTGATGGGAGAGAAGAGGATGTAGGGCTAATAGAGGAGGAGGACATGACAGAAGGGATGTACGATGAGGAAGACACTGATGGCGGAGAGATGGAAAAGGAATCATTTTCCCTGCTTTCCGAGTCCCCTTTCGACAGCTTCCACAAACGGAAAGAGGAGCTGCAAAAAGACCGAGAAAGAAGGatggagagaggaagaggaggaggagggttgcACTTGGAGGGTGTGATGGAGGGATCGGGGTTGTGGCTGGACTGCGGAGGTTTGGTCAGAGGAGACTGGGATGGCGGGATAGATGACGAGAGTGAGGAGGGAGGGCAGAAGTTTGCCGCGGCGCTGAAGCTGGAGTTGGGCAGCGCTGTGGCCCGGGTCATCGACCGAGTTCTCCGCCTTTACACCGAGATGACCGATTTCgctccttcctctcctcccGCTGCCATCTCTTTTCTCCCATCTGATCCGGGAAGCGACGGAGGGAAGGAGAAGGCAGTGTGGATGGGGCTGTTAacgagaggaagaagagaagaaacaaTGAGCGATAAGGAGGACAAAACAAGAGGGCAGGACGGAGAAAGAGAGAAGCAGCTCCACAAGATGAGCAACGGGAGCGCCCTGCCCCCGCGACCACCCCGTCGGACTGAACCGTCCGATTTAGCGATGCCACTGACTCTTCAAAGGTCACCTGACACGCGAAAGGCCTACCCACTCCTTGGCCCACCTCTCCCCACTCACCTCAATCCCTCTCACCCAAACCTCTCCCTGCACCACCCTTCTTTGCCTCGTCCTCCTCCCCTTTCTCACCCTCCCCTCTTGCCTCCAGCCTCTCAGCCCAAGGatccctcctcctctttccaCCCGTCTTcaacctcctcctcttcttcctcctcttctttccctgcgcctccccctcctcccccgcCTCCgccccctcctctccctctccccttGCTCCACtactcaatgcagcagcttttcTCCCGCTCACTCCACCACCCTCAGCTCCCCCACCTCCCGTCATCCCGCAAAGACTACCTGAACTCTGACCCTTTCTTGGAGTTCTCTTCCCACCCATCGTCTCACCCCTCCTTCCCCCCGCTCCCCTTGCTCGGCCACCTGGACCCGTCGCTTGCACGCCACACGCacggggggagagagagggagcgagtGATGAGGGGAGATGGGGGCATGCGAggaggagggatggatggaggagAGCTCTACCTGACTGCTGGGGGG ACCCAGGAGGGCTTGTCACCCTGCCATCTGAAGAAAGCCAAGCTCATGTTCTTCTACACTCGCTATCCCAGCTCCAACACGCTCAAGACATATTTCCCTGATGTCAAG TTTAATCGCTGTGTGACCTCCCAGATGATTAAATGGTTCAGTAACTTCAGAGAGTTCTTCTACATCCAGATGGAGCGCTTTGCACGCCAGGCTGTCCGCGAGGCTCTCACCCG GGATGGTGCGCCTCGTATTAGCCGAGAGAGTCAGCTGCGAGTGGGACGTGATACGGAGCTTTACCGCATACTGAACATGCACTACAATAAAAGCAACATCTACCAG GTTCCAGAGAGGTTCATCGAGGTGTCTGAAGTGGCTCTGAGAGAGTTTTACTCAGCCATTTGGACGGGGAGAGACAGCGACCCCTGCTGGAAGAAAGGAATATACAAAATTATCTGTAAACTTGACAGTCCTCTACCAGATGCATTCAGGCTGCCAGGTTGTCCAGTTGGCTAA